A stretch of DNA from Spirochaeta cellobiosiphila DSM 17781:
ACTATTAACCATAAAGATCCAATTAATAAATGATGGTAAAGATATCTCAATTAGGAAGATGTGCAAGATTCTTGAGGTACTTAGATCAACTTTTTATTACCGTACTCAGACAAGGGCAGAACCCAAAAGAGATATGATAATAGAAGAAGAGATGAGAAAGATTATAGAAGAAGAACCCGCTGTGGGCTTAAGAATGATAACAGCGATTTTGAGACAAAGGTTTAACAGGAAGTTAAATAGAAAAAAGTTCATAGGATCATCAAGTTGAACCCATTGGCAGTTAAATAAGAAAAACAAAGGTCTCAGACCTCGTGTACAAGGATGGAGTAGTAGAACAGGAAGATCGAATGAAAGATGGGCTATAGATATGCCTCATGTTTATACCAGTACAGGGTTATGTCATTTGACAGCAGTTATAGATTGCTGTGATCGAAGTATTGCCCAATGGAGATTATCTAGTTCTTCAAAAGCAGATGTTGCTGCAGCAGCTCTAGAAGATGCTTTGATAATTCGTGGTATAAAAAAAGAAGACAATCTAATTCTTAGATCAGATAATGGATTAATTTTTGGTGCAAAGAAGTTTCTCGAAGTTACCCGCAGATTTAATGTAAAACAAGAATATACTACGCCATACACTCCAGAACAGAATGGTATGATCGAACGCTTCTTTCGAACACTTAAGGAGAATTGCGTTTGGCTTTACCGATTCAAGGATCAAGATGATGCATTTGAGAAGATTGCAGATTGGATACACAAATACAATATGAAACGACCTCATTCAGCAATAGGATATATTAGTCCTATGGTATATCGGAAAAAATTAGTAGCATAATGGTCCCAAAAAGCAGGGGAACGGTACATTAATTTATAATCTCACTGATTACAGATTCAAAACGCTGGTCTATTTTGTTGATATATGACATATAATTATTATACGAATGATCGACAATCCGGTTCCTTGCCTTATTATCTTTTAAATAATGTTCTGCTTTTGTTAGAAAATCAGAACCATCCCATTTTAAAGCTATATAAGTTTCTTTGTCTCTAAATATATCTGGCCAAGTTTCTAAATGAGACATATCTGGTTTTAATAACAGTGCTTTGACAAGAATTGCTTCAAAATCCCTTAAGCATAGTTCCCCCCAGCCAAATGGACTAAATATTATTTTGGACTTAATAATTTCTTTATTAAATTGTTTTTGAGATACAAAACCGGTCATAAAGTCTTTATGGTTTTTTATTTTTTCTAAAAAAAGATGTCGTTGAAAAGCTATAGTGTCTCTAGATGCAAATCCCAATCTAGCATGAATACCTAATGTTTTTTCTTTTATAGCAAAGATGTAATTTTTTCTATTATAGAAAAAAGGTGCCAACGATGAAGAAATGTAACGAGAAGAAAAGACCCCTACTCGTTGCTTAAACTTATGACGTGGATATTCTCCAATACCAATATTCCAAGAAACTCTCAATTTCTTTAGATCATCATCATTTTCCAAAATAGGCCTTTTTCGGGTAGGGGTGTCATTTATACGATATTTTTCATGATAATATTGAGTAAATAATTCATCACCATAATGTTCGAGTTTATACAAATTTCTATCTTTATAGAGAGCTTTGTTATAAAATAAGTCTACATAAGGTAATATATCAAGACGGGGTATACCACCTCCTGCATTACCATTAAAAAATACAATTTTTTCATACTTATCACGAATTTTTTTCAATAAATCAAAATCCACAACATCTGGCTTTAGAAACTGACGAACCATTATTAATATCTTATTTTTATCGTTTTTAAGACAATATTTTACATTATCTGTAATATAAAACATCTTTTTGTATTTAGAGTTATAGAATGGTGTCAATGTATGATACAAAGAAACTCTATCAAAAAAAGCTAAAATAGTTATACTAGACATATATAGAATGTATTTTGTTTTCTAAAAAAGAGCAAGCAATTGGACTATAGCTAATTTATAACAAAATTAAAACTGGAGTTGAACTTTGAATATACCTATACGTATTTTACATGTTTTAGGTCGACTTGACCGTGGTGGGGCTGAAACTCTCATAATGAATATATATAGAAATATAAATAGAGATTTAATTCAATTCGATTTTATAGTACATACAGAAGATAATTGTGAATACACTAGTGAAATTAATTCTCTTGGTGGAAGAATATACTCAATTCAAAAATACAGGGGAATAAATCATTTTGAATATAAAAAGGCATGGACCTCTTTTTTAGAAAAACACAGTGAATATAGAATCATACATGGACACATAAGAAGTACAGCATCGATATATCTTAAAATCGCAAAAAAATTAGGATGTGCAACCATAGCTCATAGCCATAATACTTCCTCTGGATCTGGTTTAAATGCAATTGTAAAAAATGTTTTGCAATTACCTATTAGATTTTTCGCAGATTATCTTTTCGCATGTTCAATAGATGCTGGAAAATGGTTATTTGGAAATAAAGCTATAAAAGAAAACAGATTTAAAGTAATTACTAATGGTATAGAACTAAAAAAATATTCTTTTAATCCAATTATTAGGGAAAAAAAACGTAATGAATTAGGAATCTCAACACAATATGTTATAGGACACATCGGCAGATTTCATCCACAAAAAAATCATTTTTTTTTGTTAAAGTTGATGTTTGAATTATTAAAGAAAAGTAAAGACATTAGTATGGTTTTAGTAGGTGACGGACAAACTCGTCAAGAGATCGAAAAGATATCTCAAAGAATGGGAATGAAAGACAATATTATTTTTGCAGGTGTTAGATCAGATATTCCAGAATTACTTCAATCATTTGATTTATTTATTCTCCCCTCTTTATTTGAAGGTTTAGGTATAGTAGCAATAGAAGCCCAAGCATCAGGTCTTCCTTGTTTAGTATCTGAAGGAATTCCTAACGAAGCGTTTGTAACAAATAACATTGCAAAATTATCTTTGAAGGATCCAATAAAATTATGGATTAATTGGATCCTTAGTCATCTTGAATATTACAGAGAAGACAAAATAGATGTCATTGATGGAAAAGGATATAATATTATAGAGACAGCCAGTTATCTCCAAAACTTCTATCTTCAATTGAATAAGAAAATGATGAAAAATTAGACTAATGTGGCCAATATACAAAGCCTATTTATACTCAAAATCAATTTTGTTCTGAATTAAAAGATTGCTTATTATATAGTGAACATCTATTCTCATATTTTATATCTTCCATTAATTTTCTATTTACTGAAATAATATCAGCAATAAAGGAAGTTAGAATAGTTTGTACTCCAAATCCTGCCAGTATAGAGGTCAAAATTAATGATTGTATATGACCATTACCATCTCCAATTGAAAAGAAAAATAGATATCTTATACCTAATAATAATGCAAGAAGCATAAAAACTATTCCAATGTTAAAGAAAAAACGAAAGGGTTGGTATACAACAAAGATCCGGAACATTGTTCCCATTGATTTTTTTATATAAGAAGGAATTGAACTAACTAATCGTGACGGTCTTAAATCTTCATTAATTCTAACAGGAACAGAAGCAATTGCCATGTTATATCTTCCAGCTTGAATTATAGTTTCAAGAGTATATGTATAACTATTGTATACGTTTAATCGCATAGCAGCATCCTTTGAGAAAGCTCTAAAACCAGAAGGGGCATCTGGAACATCTGTATTACTTATTCTTCTAACTACGTATGAACCTAGTTTTTGAAGAGCTTTTTTTATTGGAGAAAAATGTCCTATATTACTAATTGGTCGTTCACCTATAACAACCTCTGCTTCCCCATTCAATATGGGCTGAACTAATTTGGGAATATCATTAGCGTTGTATTGATTATCTGCATCTGTATTAACAATTACATCTGCATTTTGCTTAATAGATTCAAAAATACCGGCCTTAAACCCTTCTGCAAGACCTTTGTTTTTAGGAAAATCTACAATGTAATCAACACCATTTTTTATGGCTATTTCTTTTGTATCATCCTTACTTCCATCATTAATAATTAACCATTCGACTATATCAAATCCTTCAACTTTTCTAGGCAAGTAGGATAAAGCTTCAGCTAATGTTCCTGCTTCATTGTAACAAGGTATTTGTATAATTAATTTCATTGATGATCTCCTAAATCTTATTAAATATCATTTTTTTTCGTGCCCAAAATTTTATTATATAATTAATCAGTGCACTTACTAATCTAGAATATATATAAAACAATCCGACTTTCTCAGTAAATAACCACATCATTCCTTGATTCATTAATAGCCCGAACATGCCTATACTTAGAAAAATAGTAAACTCAATATGCTTAGGATTTTTTATAGATCGACCTCTAAAAACCCATAGGTCAGAAGTTATATAATTAATAACCATTCCC
This window harbors:
- a CDS encoding glycosyltransferase family 1 protein, which encodes MNIPIRILHVLGRLDRGGAETLIMNIYRNINRDLIQFDFIVHTEDNCEYTSEINSLGGRIYSIQKYRGINHFEYKKAWTSFLEKHSEYRIIHGHIRSTASIYLKIAKKLGCATIAHSHNTSSGSGLNAIVKNVLQLPIRFFADYLFACSIDAGKWLFGNKAIKENRFKVITNGIELKKYSFNPIIREKKRNELGISTQYVIGHIGRFHPQKNHFFLLKLMFELLKKSKDISMVLVGDGQTRQEIEKISQRMGMKDNIIFAGVRSDIPELLQSFDLFILPSLFEGLGIVAIEAQASGLPCLVSEGIPNEAFVTNNIAKLSLKDPIKLWINWILSHLEYYREDKIDVIDGKGYNIIETASYLQNFYLQLNKKMMKN
- a CDS encoding glycosyltransferase family 2 protein, with amino-acid sequence MKLIIQIPCYNEAGTLAEALSYLPRKVEGFDIVEWLIINDGSKDDTKEIAIKNGVDYIVDFPKNKGLAEGFKAGIFESIKQNADVIVNTDADNQYNANDIPKLVQPILNGEAEVVIGERPISNIGHFSPIKKALQKLGSYVVRRISNTDVPDAPSGFRAFSKDAAMRLNVYNSYTYTLETIIQAGRYNMAIASVPVRINEDLRPSRLVSSIPSYIKKSMGTMFRIFVVYQPFRFFFNIGIVFMLLALLLGIRYLFFFSIGDGNGHIQSLILTSILAGFGVQTILTSFIADIISVNRKLMEDIKYENRCSLYNKQSFNSEQN
- a CDS encoding GtrA family protein, producing the protein MKQIRNWFIGDSSTLLTQVIRYFFSSGFSFVIDFSILWLLTSIFNLHYLISTPIAYLMGMVINYITSDLWVFRGRSIKNPKHIEFTIFLSIGMFGLLMNQGMMWLFTEKVGLFYIYSRLVSALINYIIKFWARKKMIFNKI